The following are from one region of the Takifugu rubripes chromosome 16, fTakRub1.2, whole genome shotgun sequence genome:
- the kidins220b gene encoding kinase D-interacting substrate of 220 kDa B isoform X5, with protein MDTTTSIKMTTLAIQNLFGYVEEENLAALKAHLDRFKEVDGRSDNGQTPLMLAAEQGSLEILQELIRRGANVNLDDVDCWSALISAAKEGHIDVVKELLENSAYVEHRDMGGWTALMWAAYKGRVDVTQLLLEHGANANTTGQYSVYPIIWAAGRGHSEIVKLLLQNEAKVNCSDKYGTTPLIWASRKGHFDCVMHLLENGADVDQEGANSMTALIVAVKGGYTAVVKELLKRKPNVNMTDKDGNTALMIAAKEGYTEIVQDLLDAGTYVNIPDRSGDTVLIGAVRGGHVEIVRALLHKYADIDIKGQDNKTALYWAVEKGNAAMVRDILQCNPDTETCTKDGETPLIKATKMRNVEIVEMLLDKGAKVSAVDKKGDTPLHIAIRGRSRRLAELLLRNPKDGRLLYRPNKAGETPYNIDCSHQKSILTQIFGARHLSPTETDGDMLGYDLYSSALADILSEPTMQPPICVGLYAQWGSGKSFLLKKLEDEMKTFAGQQIEPLFQFSWLVVFLSLLLCGSVAVVLGFSVDPRLAMAVSLSLLALLYLFFVLVYFGGRQEGENWTWVWLISTRLARHIGYLELLLKLMFVNPPELPEQSTRALPVRFLFTDYNRLSSVGGETSMAEMIATLSDACEREFGFLATRLFRVFRTEETQGKRKWKKTCCVPSFILFVLVLLCLFAGLALLAIVNVDGENRTMNGVLIAMGSVVGMAMLVNCKTWWQVMDSVLNSQRKRLHSAANRMHKLKSEGFMKVLKNEVELMAKMAKTIDSFTQHQTRLAVVIDGLDSCEQDKVLQMLDTVRVLFSKGSFISIFASDPHIIIKAINQNLNSVLRDSNINGHDYMRNIVHLPVFLNSRGLSSAKKMCTSTSTNGDATNVDGWHEELDRKLSQHSLGELTKFGSKTTLNRRDTFRRRQVQRTVTRQMSFDLTKLMVTEDWFSDISPQTMRRLLNIVSLTGRLLRANQITFNWDRLASWINLTEQWPYRTSWLILYLEETEAVPDHATLKTIYERVSKNIPTTKDVEPLLEIDGDVRSFEVFLSSRTPVLTAKDIRTFLPCTVNLDPKLREIITDVLAAREQMNMSGVNYPTLPLPEVQPRPTSVYSQVSSTCSPSASFSGPFNQPAGGVLSPQPHSSYYSGLSGPQHPFYNRGSVVSTGPTIFLGSMTTEAVCELLRQIEGIDLSMLGQYGATVKKANVNGRVLSQCNIDELKKEMNMNFGDWQLFRATVLNMRHIENQLLHEEAASEQGSLVGSHADAGRRGGAPPHASATNADGSPMYNFNLSFEELSNVGLDESTRQGGVPWMGAAHRTASMSSLNSQESSNDIGKLTDKQQAEYKNAYQEYIAQMSQLELSGAGGGERPVEPQPGQFMNLSDDKNREEHDGRKPFSKRSGAKLAADNTDFSNTDGLDPITEEDEKGEHGSSRTPVPCRSSAGRGGLFQGAADLKLKAGGGLRYQKLTSDDNESEESDNAPRMKDQKTELKPPASMLALKGKDSLSDAMLDKKESSDSGVRSSESSPNHSLQDEEADLSNRSNLIELNDDSLVCPQGAPSSLCGLQDPAVVRMSICSEDQCSLLASSPEESWPSSKTYNLNRTPSNVTLNNNTNAQHANRHQQPAESSIGTTSSSDIIVSSTSSRPGPNNENVRVVHLKRGVTPGEPPEICTMSCDTVTFSEERESIL; from the exons ATGGacaccaccacctccatcaaGATGACCACACTGGCCATCCAGAACCTGTTTGGctatgtggaggaggagaatcTGGCTGCACTCAAGGCCCACCTGGACCGTTTCAAGGAGGTGGATGGACGCAGCGAC AATGGGCAGACTCCTCTCATGCTAGCGGCTGAACAGGGCAGTCTGGAGATCCTTCAGGAGCTCATCAGGAGAGGAGCCAATGTCAATCTGGATGACGTG gACTGCTGGTCGGCTCTGATCAGTGCAGCTAAAGAAGGTCACATAGACGTGGTGAAAGAGCTACTGGAGAACAGCGCTTATGTGGAACACAGAGATATG GGAGGTTGGACCGCTCTGATGTGGGCGGCGTACAAAGGCCGAGTGGACGTGACTCAGCTGCTGTTGGAACATGGAGCAAATGCCAACACAACCggacag TACAGTGTGTATCCCATCATCTGGGCTGCAGGTCGAGGACACTCTGAAATTGTCAAACTTCTGCTACAAAATGAAGCTAAAGTCAACTGTTCCGATAAG TACGGGACCACCCCTCTAATCTGGGCGTCCAGGAAAGGACACTTTGACTGTGTGATGCACCTGCTGGAGAACGGAGCCGATGTTGACCAGGAGGGGGCG AATTCAATGACAGCGCTGATCGTGGCGGTGAAGGGTGGCTACACCGCGGTGGTGAAGGAACTGCTGAAGAGGAAGCCCAACGTCAACATGACTGACAAAGACGGAAACACTGCGCTCATGATTGCTGCCAAGGAGGGTTACACCGAGATCGTCCAAGACCTGCTGGACGCCGGGACCTACGTCAACATCCCAGACCGG agtGGTGATACAGTGCTGATTGGAGCAGTGAGGGGGGGTCATGTGGAAATTGTCAGAGCCCTACTACATAAATATGCTGACATTGACATCAAAGGACAG GATAATAAAACGGCTCTGTACTGGGCAGTAGAAAAAGGAAACGCCGCCATGGTGAGAGACATCCTGCAGTGTAACCCAGACACAGAGACCTGCACCAAG GATGGAGAAACTCCTCTGATCAAAGCAACAAAGATGAGAAACGTGGAGATCGTGGAGATGCTGCTCGATAAAGGCGCGAAGGTTTCGGCTGTTGATAAG aAGGGAGACACACCGCTTCACATCGCCATTCGTGGGCGGAGCCGGCGcctggccgagctcctcctcagGAACCCCAAAGATGGCCGCCTGTTGTACCGCCCTAACAAGGCCGGAGAAACGCCGTACAACATTGACTGCAGCCACCAAAAAAGCATCCTCACGCAAATCTTTGGAGCAC GTCACCTGTCACCAACGGAGACAGACGGAGACATGCTGGGTTATGACCTGTACAGCTCTGCTTTGGCCGATATCCTGAGTGAACCAACCATGCAGCCTCCCATCTGTGTCGGGCTCTATGCCCAGTGGGGCAGCGGAAAGTCCTTCCTGCTAAAGAAGCTGGAGG atgaGATGAAGACGTTTGCCGGGCAGCAGATCGAGCcgttgttccagttctcctggcTGGtggtcttcctgtctctgctgctctgcggCTCCGTGGCGGTTGTCCTTGGCTTCAGCGTTGACCCTCGGCTCGCCATGGCCGTCTCCCTCAGCCTGCTGGCTCTGCTCTACTTGTTCTTTG TGCTGGTGTACTTTGGAGGGCGTCAAGAAGgggagaactggacctgggtgtGGCTGATCAGCACTCGTCTGGCGCGCCACATCGGgtatctggagctgctgctgaagctaaTGTTCGTAAATCCACCAGAGCTGCCAGAGCAGAGCACCAGAGCGCTGCCGGTCAG GTTTCTGTTCACTGACTACAACCGTCTGTCAAGTGTGGGTGGAGAAACATCAATGGCTGAGATGATCGCCACATTGTCTGACGCCTGTGAGAGAGAATTTGGTTTCCTCGCAACACGATTGTTCAGAGTGTTTAGGACGGAGGAAACACAGg GCAAGAGGAAGTGGAAGAAGACATGCTGCgttccatccttcatcctcttTGTCCTGGTGTTGTTGTGCCTGTTTGCCGGTTTGGCTCTGTTGGCCATCGTCAATGTGGACGGGGAGAACCGTACGATGAACGGGGTGCTGATCGCCATGGGCAGCGTTGTGGGGATGGCTATGTTGGTCAACTGCAAGACATGGTGGCAGGTGATGGACTCAGTGTTGAACTCTCAGAGGAAGAGGCTTCACAGCGCTGCCAACAGGATGCACAAGCTGAAGAGCGAAGGTTTCATGAAG GTGCTGAAAAATGAGGTGGAGCTAATGGCAAAGATGGCAAAGACCATAGATAGCTTTACGCAACATCAGACCAGACTGGCGGTCGTTATCGATGGACTGGACTCCTGCGAACAGGACAAAGTTCTACAGATGCTTGACACA GTACGGGTGCTGTTCTCCAAAGggtccttcatctccatctttgcCAGTGACCCACACATCATTATCAAAGCCATCAACCAGAACCTGAACAGCGTTCTGCGAGACTCCAACATCAACGGTCATGACTACATGAGGAACATTGTGCACCTACCAGTTTTCCTTAACAGCAGGGGCCTGTCCAGCGCCAAGAAGATGTGCACTTCTACATCCACCAACGGGGACGCCACTAACGTTGACG GTTGGCATGAGGAGTTGGACAGGAAGTTGTCCCAGCACAGTCTGGGAGAATTAACAAAGTTTGGCAGTAAGACCACTCTGAATCGCAGG GACACATTCCGGCGGCGTCAGGTGCAGCGCACGGTGACGCGACAAATGTCATTCGACCTGACAaagctgatggtgacggaggaCTGGTTCAGTGACATCAGTCCACAGACGATGAGGCGGCTGCTGAACATCGTCTCGCTCACTG GTCGTCTTCTGCGAGCCAATCAGATCACTTTCAACTGGGACCGTTTGGCCTCCTGGATCAACCTGACAGAGCAGTGGCCCTACAGGACCTCGTGGCTCATCCTGTACCTGGAAGAGACTGAGGCGGTCCCGGACCACGCCACCCTTAAGACCATCTATGAGAG AGTGTCCAAGAACATCCCTACTACTAAAGACGTGGAGCCGCTGCTTGAGATTGACGGAGACGTCCGTAGCTTTGAAGTCTTCCTGTCCTCGCGTACACCTGTCCTGACAGCTAAAGACATCCGAACCTTCCTGCCTTGCACCGTTAATTTGGACCCTAAACTCCGAGAGATCATCACAG ATGTTCTTGCTGCCAGGGAACAAATGAATATGAGTGGAGTCAACTATCCAACACTACCTTTGCCAGAAGTGCAGCCCCGCCCCACCTCAGTGTACTCCCAGGTGTCGTCAACGTGCTCGCCCTCCGCCTCCTTTAGTGGACCCTTTaaccagccagcagggggcgtgcTTTCCCCGCAGCCACACAGCAGCTACTATAGTGGCCTATCTGGACCACAGCACCCATTCTACAACAGG GGGTCTGTGGTGTCAACTGGTCCCACTATCTTCCTCGGCTCCATGACAACAGAGGCGGTCTGTGAGCTTTTACGGCAGATTGAAGGCATCGACCTGAGCATGCTGGGACAGTACGGCGCCACCGTCAAGAAG GCCAACGTAAATGGCAGAGTTCTGTCTCAGTGCAACATCGACgagctgaagaaggagatgAACATGAACTTTGGAGACTGGCAACTGTTCAGAGCAACG GTTCTCAACATGCGACACATCGAGAATCAACTGCTCCACGAGGAAGCTGCCAGCGAGCAAGGCAGCCTTGTAGGGAGCCACGCTGATGCTGGAAGGCGAGGGGGGGCTCCGCCTCATGCCAGCGCTACCAATGCCGATGGATCGCCGATGTATAACTTCAACCTGAGCTTTGAGGAGCTGAGCAATGTGGGCCTGGACGAGTCAACGAGACAGGGAGGCGTTCCCTGGATG GGCGCTGCTCATCGCACGGCGAGCATGAGCAGCCTGAATTCTCAAGAGTCCTCCAATGACATCGGCAAACTGACCGACAAGCAACAGGCCGAGTACAAAAACGCCTACCAGGAGTACATAGCTCAGATGTCACAGTTAGAGTTGAGCGGCGCTGGTGGCGGAGAAAGGCCCGTCGAGCCACAACCCGGGCAGTTTATGAATTTGTCTGATGATAAGAACAGAGAAGAACACGATGGACGTAAACCCTTCAGCAAAAGGAGCGGTGCCAAACTGGCAGCAGACAACACTGACTTCTCCAACACCGATGGCCTGGATCCAATCACAGAAGAAGATGAGAAGGGCGAGCACGGGTCCTCCAGGACTCCGGTGCCTTGCAGGTCCTCGGCTGGAAGAGGCGGGCTGTTCCAGGGTGCCGCCGACCTAAAGCTGAAGGCTGGCGGCGGGCTGCGCTACCAAAAGTTGACAAGTGACGACAATGAGTCAGAGGAGTCTGACAACGCTCCTCGGATGAAGGATCAGAAGACCGAACTCAAACCACCGGCCAGCATGCTCGCTCTGAAGGGGAAGGACTCGCTCTCAGATGCCATGCTGGACAAGAAGGAGTCATCCGACTCCGGTGTGCGCTCCAGTGAAAGCTCGCCCAACCACTCGCTTCAGGACGAGGAGGCAGATCTCTCCAACCGGTCCAACCTGATCGAGCTGAATGACGACAGCCTGGTTTGCCCTCAAGGGgctcccagcagcctctgtgGCCTGCAGGACCCCGCCGTGGTCCGCATGTCCATCTGCTCTGAGGATCAGTGCAGCCTTCTGGCCAGTAGTCCTGAAGAAAGCTGGCCCTCATCAAAGACCTACAACCTGAACCGCACCCCCAGCAACGTGACactcaacaacaacaccaatGCTCAGCACGCCAACCGCCATCAGCAGCCCGCGGAGAGCTCCATCGGCACCACCTCCTCTAGCGACATCATCGtgtccagcacctcctccaggcccGGGCCCAACAACGAGAACGTCCGAGTGGTGCACCTGAAGAGGGGTGTGACTCCTGGCGAGCCCCCAGAGATATGCACCATGTCATGTGACACCGTCACCTTTAGCGAGGAGCGCGAGAGCATCCTGTGA